A window of Mercenaria mercenaria strain notata chromosome 16, MADL_Memer_1, whole genome shotgun sequence contains these coding sequences:
- the LOC123546739 gene encoding uncharacterized protein LOC123546739: protein MLKSTGDFNGSFLDKAVLQFCFMDLIQEELNSIVKLWNNHRIRPSSNPNQPYGRPFLMYHCPGMFGCQDYLCRTSEAQVNLCLEESIQKGNVTCDETVFELCTIIMSDHNLMPAKTADDAALLYQFLRREILNELHQD from the exons ATGCTGAAAAGTACTGGTGATTTCAACGGAAGCTTCCTTGATAAGGCTGTTCTGCAGTTTTGTTTCATGGACTTAATTCAG gaagAACTTAACTCTATAGTTAAACTGTGGAATAACCATCGTATAAGACCATCAAGCAATCCAAACCAGCCATACGGAAGACCATTTCTGATGTATCATTGTCCTGGTATGTTCGGCTGTCAGGATTACCTTTGTCGTACATCTGAAGCACAGGTGAACTTGTGTCTTGAGGAAAGTATTCAAAAGGGAAATGTTACATGTGACGAAACGGTGTTTGAACTGTGTACCATCATCATGTCGGACCATAATCTGATGCCTGCCAAAACAGCAGACGATGCTGCACTGCTTTACCAATTTCTCCGACGGGAAATATTAAACGAACTTCACCAGGACTAA